One segment of Rhodanobacter thiooxydans DNA contains the following:
- a CDS encoding efflux RND transporter permease subunit, producing MNISGTFIRRPIGTSLLAMGLFVAGMICYFLLGVAALPNMQFPAIFVQASQAGADASTMASTVAAPLERHLGQVPGIETMRSSSSEGRTFVFMMFRNGTDLDSAARDVQAAINSAAPDLPNGLNGAPSYQKANPNDDPIIALALTSATQSAADLYNLSDTLLAQRLRQLPGVSSVEIAGAATPAIRVDVNLRALNAMGLSPDQLRNALSAANVTSPEGFLSNGTSTMAVSATTQLHSAEDFAQLVVASHNGTPVRLADVAKVYAGQQDAYQAAWFHGKPAVLMYVYKKADANVIATVDLVRDQLPTLRGYLPPGTALTPFFDGTPTIRASLHEVQATLLISLAMVILVMALFLRRLAPTLIAAVAVPLSLAGAFVVMYILGYTLNNLTLLALVIAIGFVVDDAIVVIENIIRHMDAGMTRMEATLAGAREIGFTIVSITASLIAVFIPLLFAGGITGMFMHEFAVTLVAAIVVSALVSLTLTPALCGRFLSGHAAKEQAPPSRLARALDGFHAGMLRVYTRALNFSLRHALAFSLTPLVLIVATFYLFGVVKAGLFPAQDTGLIWGRASSSATVSFAESRQRLERLTAMLMADPDVATVGSRLGSSRQGTSGSFNIDLKTRADGRTDDTFAVLARLSAKAANYPDLNLRLRPVQDLPSGGGGGTSQGAQYQVSLQGNDLASLQEWLPKLQAELKKNPKLRDVGTDVDEAGLRQNIVIDRDKAARLGVSIGSIDGALYDAFGQRQVSTIYSDINQYQVVVNALPEQTATPEALNRIYVRSSSGRMIPITAFARQQPGLAPSQITHENQFTTMDLSFNLAPGVSMGEAMTVIQTTVQNMRMPGDIKVQMGNDFRRFQQSQSGMGWLILAAVLTVYIVLGMLYENLIHPITILSTLPAAGVGALLALWITGTELSVVAQIALVLLIGIVKKNAIMMIDFALVAEREHGKSPLEAAREACIVRFRPIMMTTMVAILAALPIAIGLGEGSELRRPLGIALIGGLLISQSLTLLSTPALYVIFSCLAERRRAWWARRQQRKAARRRQLAGA from the coding sequence CTGTTACTTCCTGCTCGGCGTGGCGGCGCTGCCGAACATGCAGTTCCCGGCGATCTTCGTGCAGGCCAGCCAGGCCGGCGCGGATGCCAGCACGATGGCGTCCACCGTGGCCGCACCGCTGGAACGCCACCTGGGCCAGGTGCCCGGGATCGAGACGATGCGCTCGTCCAGTTCCGAGGGCCGCACCTTCGTCTTCATGATGTTCCGCAATGGCACCGATCTGGATTCCGCCGCGCGCGACGTGCAGGCGGCGATCAACTCGGCCGCGCCGGACCTGCCCAACGGCCTCAACGGCGCGCCCAGCTACCAGAAGGCGAACCCGAACGACGATCCGATCATCGCGCTGGCGCTGACTTCGGCCACGCAATCGGCGGCCGACCTGTACAACCTGTCCGACACCTTGCTTGCGCAGCGGTTGCGCCAGTTGCCCGGCGTGTCGTCGGTGGAGATCGCCGGCGCGGCTACGCCGGCGATCCGCGTCGACGTGAACCTGCGTGCGCTGAACGCGATGGGTCTGTCGCCGGACCAGCTGCGCAACGCGCTGAGCGCGGCCAACGTGACCTCGCCGGAGGGCTTCCTGTCCAACGGCACCAGCACCATGGCGGTCAGCGCCACCACCCAGCTGCACAGCGCGGAGGATTTCGCCCAGCTGGTGGTCGCCAGCCACAACGGCACGCCGGTGCGGCTGGCCGACGTGGCCAAGGTCTACGCCGGCCAGCAGGACGCCTACCAGGCGGCCTGGTTCCACGGCAAGCCGGCCGTGCTGATGTACGTCTACAAGAAGGCCGACGCGAACGTCATCGCCACCGTCGACCTGGTCAGGGACCAGCTGCCCACGCTGCGTGGTTACCTGCCGCCGGGCACCGCGCTGACTCCGTTCTTCGACGGCACGCCGACCATCCGCGCGTCGCTGCACGAGGTGCAGGCCACGCTGCTGATTTCGCTGGCGATGGTGATCCTGGTGATGGCGCTGTTCCTGCGCCGTCTCGCACCCACGCTGATCGCCGCGGTGGCGGTGCCGCTGTCGCTGGCCGGCGCGTTCGTGGTGATGTACATCCTCGGCTACACGCTGAACAACCTCACCCTGCTGGCGCTGGTGATCGCGATCGGCTTCGTGGTGGACGACGCGATCGTGGTGATCGAGAACATCATCCGCCACATGGATGCCGGCATGACGCGGATGGAGGCGACGCTCGCCGGCGCGAGGGAGATCGGCTTCACCATCGTCTCGATCACCGCCTCGCTGATCGCCGTGTTCATCCCGCTGCTGTTCGCCGGCGGCATCACCGGCATGTTCATGCACGAGTTCGCGGTGACCCTGGTGGCGGCGATCGTGGTCTCCGCGCTGGTCTCGCTGACCTTGACGCCGGCGCTGTGCGGGCGCTTCCTCAGCGGCCATGCCGCGAAGGAGCAGGCGCCACCGTCGCGGCTCGCCCGCGCGCTGGACGGCTTCCACGCCGGCATGCTGCGCGTGTACACCCGCGCGCTGAACTTCTCGCTGCGCCATGCGCTGGCATTCTCGCTGACCCCGCTGGTGCTGATCGTGGCCACCTTCTACCTGTTCGGCGTGGTCAAGGCCGGCCTGTTCCCGGCGCAGGACACCGGCCTGATCTGGGGCCGCGCCAGTTCCAGCGCCACCGTGTCGTTTGCCGAAAGCCGGCAGCGGCTGGAGCGGCTCACCGCGATGCTGATGGCCGACCCCGACGTCGCCACCGTGGGCTCGCGCCTGGGCAGCAGCCGGCAGGGCACCAGCGGCTCGTTCAACATCGACCTGAAGACCCGTGCCGACGGCCGCACGGACGACACCTTCGCGGTGCTTGCGCGGCTCAGCGCAAAGGCGGCGAATTATCCCGACCTCAATCTGCGCCTGCGCCCGGTGCAGGACCTGCCCAGTGGCGGCGGTGGCGGCACCAGCCAGGGCGCGCAATACCAGGTCTCGCTGCAGGGCAACGACCTGGCCAGCCTGCAGGAGTGGCTGCCGAAACTGCAGGCCGAGCTGAAGAAGAACCCGAAACTGCGCGATGTCGGCACCGACGTCGACGAGGCCGGCCTGCGCCAGAACATCGTGATCGACCGCGACAAGGCCGCGCGGCTCGGCGTGTCGATCGGCAGCATCGACGGCGCGTTGTACGACGCGTTCGGCCAGCGCCAGGTGTCCACCATCTACTCGGACATCAACCAGTACCAGGTTGTGGTCAACGCACTACCCGAACAAACCGCCACACCGGAAGCGCTCAACCGCATCTACGTGCGCTCCAGTAGCGGCCGGATGATCCCGATCACCGCGTTCGCGCGGCAGCAGCCGGGACTGGCACCGTCGCAGATCACCCACGAAAACCAGTTCACCACCATGGACCTGAGCTTCAACCTCGCCCCCGGCGTGAGCATGGGTGAGGCGATGACGGTGATCCAGACCACCGTGCAGAACATGCGCATGCCCGGCGACATCAAGGTGCAGATGGGCAACGACTTCCGCCGCTTCCAGCAATCGCAGAGCGGCATGGGCTGGCTGATCCTGGCCGCCGTGCTCACCGTCTACATCGTGCTCGGCATGCTGTACGAGAACCTGATCCACCCGATCACCATCCTATCCACCCTGCCGGCCGCCGGCGTGGGCGCATTGCTGGCGCTGTGGATCACCGGCACCGAACTGTCGGTGGTGGCGCAGATCGCGCTGGTGCTGTTGATCGGCATCGTCAAGAAAAACGCGATCATGATGATCGACTTCGCCCTGGTCGCCGAACGCGAACACGGCAAGAGCCCGCTGGAAGCCGCCCGCGAGGCGTGCATCGTGCGCTTCCGCCCGATCATGATGACCACCATGGTCGCCATCCTCGCCGCGCTGCCGATCGCGATCGGCCTGGGCGAAGGCAGCGAACTGCGCCGCCCGCTCGGTATCGCCCTGATCGGCGGCCTGCTCATTTCGCAAAGCCTCACCCTGCTCAGCACCCCGGCGCTGTACGTGATCTTCTCGTGCCTTGCCGAGCGGCGCAGGGCGTGGTGGGCGCGGCGACAGCAGCGCAAGGCCGCGCGGCGGCGGCAGTTGGCAGGGGCGTAA